A single Haloglycomyces albus DSM 45210 DNA region contains:
- a CDS encoding Crp/Fnr family transcriptional regulator, whose product MSGPHASQYLTEVDIFRDLSKDDLDAIAAAAPMRTYDAGEILYTPYKRAERLYILKRGRIRIFRVAPDGRALTTAMIDPGTIFGEMTILGQQMYDNFAEALDESIVCTMNRDDVTGFLLSDVRIATRIAETLGHRLAATEQRLSDSVFKNVPQRIAGTLCTLVEQQDRKPTVHLTHEQLGALVGTSRETTTKVLGEFAESGWIKLGRAKITVVDEASLVRFAGN is encoded by the coding sequence ATGTCAGGACCACACGCCAGTCAGTATTTGACCGAGGTGGACATATTCCGCGATCTGTCCAAAGACGACCTCGACGCTATCGCAGCGGCGGCCCCTATGCGTACCTATGACGCGGGCGAAATCCTGTACACCCCGTATAAGCGCGCCGAACGCCTTTACATTCTGAAACGCGGACGCATCCGCATCTTCCGCGTGGCTCCCGATGGACGAGCCTTGACCACGGCCATGATTGATCCGGGGACGATCTTTGGGGAAATGACGATTCTCGGCCAGCAGATGTACGACAACTTTGCCGAGGCGCTTGACGAGTCGATCGTGTGCACGATGAACCGGGACGACGTGACCGGCTTTCTGCTATCGGACGTACGCATAGCCACCCGCATCGCCGAGACCCTTGGGCATCGTCTCGCCGCCACCGAACAACGGCTATCGGATTCGGTGTTCAAAAACGTCCCCCAACGCATAGCCGGGACACTCTGCACCCTGGTGGAACAACAGGACCGCAAGCCCACCGTGCACCTGACGCATGAACAGTTGGGGGCCCTGGTGGGAACCTCACGCGAAACGACCACCAAGGTTCTCGGTGAATTCGCCGAGAGCGGGTGGATCAAACTGGGACGTGCCAAGATCACCGTCGTGGACGAGGCGTCGCTGGTCCGATTTGCGGGGAACTGA
- a CDS encoding DUF6789 family protein — protein MAAETVPNIRHAVIPRIGYGIVGGIAGGIMFGVLMQMMGMITMVAALVGGSSVAIGWLVHLVISMGIGGSFGLLFGTVAKGWPRTLVFALLYGAVWWVLGALILMPTILGMTEMVFVINTTAMQSLVGHLIFGLILGIVYQVFSRRNA, from the coding sequence ATGGCAGCGGAAACCGTGCCGAATATACGACATGCGGTGATTCCCCGGATTGGCTACGGCATCGTCGGCGGTATCGCCGGTGGGATCATGTTCGGCGTGCTCATGCAGATGATGGGAATGATCACCATGGTGGCCGCGCTGGTCGGCGGCTCCTCGGTCGCTATCGGGTGGCTGGTGCATCTGGTTATTTCCATGGGTATCGGGGGTAGCTTCGGGCTCCTGTTCGGGACAGTGGCCAAAGGCTGGCCGCGCACCCTCGTATTCGCCCTGCTGTACGGCGCCGTCTGGTGGGTGCTGGGTGCGCTGATTCTCATGCCGACCATCCTGGGAATGACCGAGATGGTTTTCGTCATCAACACGACGGCGATGCAGTCACTGGTGGGGCACTTGATCTTCGGTCTGATTCTGGGAATCGTTTATCAGGTGTTCTCGCGGCGGAACGCGTAA
- a CDS encoding dihydrolipoyl dehydrogenase family protein — MDYDLVVIGGGAAGLGAARAAREHGVTTALISNGPLGGDCTWTGCVPSQSLIEAAAEGLDFRAAMRRVRASIDTIAATEDVEALNDEGIDVFSGQAQFISPGTLLVGKHHIGASKVVLATGSTPVLPPVPGLDAAHVHTTDSIFDLAGKPESIAVVGGGVVGCELGQALSRLGIPTTVMEASDRLLPGIEAEAGEILRRRFLGEGIEVVTGAAVEAVEHRIDRQLVTVSDGRVFEAECLLWATGRRPVTRGLDVDKAGVELTEHGYIRTDEHLATTGSGVWAAGDVTGLMPFTHAAYAMGRMATGYALTTRNRTYSTDAIPAVVYTDPEIAYVGVREDRAPDSARVAYLPLDDIDRAIVADRTDGYVKLIADRRKGLGHRGGGRLIGASIMAPHAGEMIQPVVLAMTADTFAGRLAQATAAYPSWAYGVQLAAAQLVMEIGGRTARSPGLRSD, encoded by the coding sequence ATGGATTACGATCTGGTGGTCATTGGAGGAGGAGCCGCGGGCTTGGGAGCCGCTCGAGCGGCCCGGGAACACGGTGTAACGACGGCTTTGATATCGAACGGGCCGTTGGGCGGCGATTGCACGTGGACGGGATGTGTCCCATCGCAGTCCTTGATCGAGGCGGCGGCAGAGGGCCTTGACTTCCGCGCCGCCATGCGGCGGGTGCGTGCCTCCATCGACACCATCGCCGCGACCGAGGACGTCGAGGCTCTCAACGACGAGGGAATCGATGTGTTCTCCGGTCAGGCGCAGTTCATCTCACCTGGGACGCTGTTGGTGGGAAAGCATCATATCGGAGCCTCCAAGGTCGTGTTGGCAACCGGATCGACGCCGGTCCTTCCGCCGGTACCGGGCCTGGACGCGGCGCACGTACACACCACCGACAGCATATTCGACCTGGCCGGCAAGCCAGAGTCCATTGCCGTGGTCGGTGGGGGTGTGGTCGGGTGTGAACTGGGGCAAGCCCTGTCCCGCCTGGGGATTCCCACGACCGTGATGGAGGCGTCCGATCGCTTGCTTCCAGGCATCGAAGCCGAGGCCGGCGAGATTCTGCGGCGCCGTTTCCTCGGGGAGGGAATCGAGGTGGTGACCGGTGCCGCGGTGGAGGCGGTCGAACACCGTATCGACCGCCAGTTGGTCACGGTGTCCGACGGTCGCGTCTTCGAAGCCGAGTGCCTGTTGTGGGCAACGGGACGACGGCCGGTGACCCGGGGGCTCGATGTGGACAAGGCGGGAGTCGAGTTGACCGAGCACGGCTACATCCGCACCGACGAACACCTGGCCACCACCGGGTCGGGCGTGTGGGCGGCCGGAGACGTGACCGGCCTGATGCCCTTCACACACGCCGCCTACGCCATGGGACGGATGGCCACCGGATACGCTTTGACGACCCGCAACCGCACCTATTCGACCGACGCCATTCCGGCGGTGGTGTACACCGACCCCGAGATCGCCTACGTAGGAGTTCGGGAGGACAGAGCCCCCGATAGTGCCCGGGTCGCTTACCTTCCGCTCGACGACATCGACCGCGCCATCGTGGCCGACCGAACGGACGGCTACGTCAAACTCATCGCCGACCGCCGAAAGGGACTCGGACATAGAGGCGGCGGCCGTTTGATCGGAGCTAGCATCATGGCCCCACACGCTGGGGAAATGATTCAGCCCGTAGTGCTGGCGATGACGGCCGATACCTTCGCCGGGCGGCTCGCACAGGCCACTGCCGCCTATCCCAGCTGGGCATACGGAGTCCAGCTGGCCGCCGCGCAACTGGTCATGGAGATCGGTGGGCGTACGGCTCGCAGCCCGGGGCTGCGCTCGGATTGA